Below is a genomic region from Medicago truncatula cultivar Jemalong A17 chromosome 3, MtrunA17r5.0-ANR, whole genome shotgun sequence.
CCTTATCGAAATCAATTCCCTTGTGCACTGTTGAACCACGTCTATCAAAGTCTGATTCCTTACGTCcatcataaaaataacatgTAGCTTGCTAATCATTCAAAACCCTAGAGTACCTTCGCGAAACCATGTTGTCTTCCTCATGCCTTTGTTGTGTGCTTCCCCTTGCCGTAACCAATCCTCCATGCCGCTCTGAAACCCTTGACTTGCCCCGTCCTCGATCCTCCCATTGCATCGCTTTCCTCATCCTTGACCTAACTAAAGACAACCCCCCCCCCCATTTTATACCACCGAACAAACCTAGGTCGGCCACCACGAGGTCTCTCATTGCTCTCTCTCTAGTCTCTCATCGCTATTTGTTTCAATTAATGAATTGAATttcctaaaaataattatttgtgtCATTATAGTACAAAACAACTCTTATATTTGAACACGCATAATTCTCAAACATTCATTCAAcaccttatattttttttttcatctctcTTTTTATCACATCTTTCAATCactctctttatctttatctcatAAATGCTTTAAATGGATTATGGGTATACACAAATAATTTTcctatacaaaaaaaatgtttatttctttcttcttacTCGTTCGATTAACTTTATTTCATACCGAAGCACACTAATCATCTGATTTTCTACtaatttttcttattcttactatcttttctctatctttctTTCCTGAATATGACGACATTATGGATAAAAGACAAAactattcctttaaaaaaagacaaaaaaaaaagacaaaactattttacaaattaaaatgactaaattatttCAGACCTTTTGATTTTGAACGGTGTAAAATGTTGACTATGGAACAAAACTTGTCTTTTCTAATGTCTCTATATATGGAGTTTATTAGTTGGATTTGATTGATATCTAACTAGCAACAACGATTAATTGTTGACTCAGTAGATAAAGATTTTATTCACCCCAAGATCGTAAATTTAGTTATTATTGTTGCTGATATGAAAACTTTTTTAATGGGTAATATGTAATATCCTTTATAAATGCTTATTAATTGTTGACTCTAAGAAAAACATATActcaattcaacaaaaaattattggtACCCTCCTCCATCTACATACTTACAATTTTGGAGTTTGTATAATGTATCTCCACAAAAAATGAACAACGAGGGATTTATAAGTTAAGTTTTGGTACCATACCTACATAAAATAAACACTAGGTTTTCTGcatgaaaaaatatatgaactGTTGAAACCATAAAAGTGATTATAGACCAGGTGTTCGGGTTCTATCTTAACCGTATgataacttgtgcccttaaagCATAAGTTAATggatcaaatataaaaatattttgttgaaatccgtgttttaaattaagaaaattaactttcaatTAATTGAATGCgcaaaatttaaaagaaaatttctaCATTTAAGTTGCTTATCTATCATATGCACTTAGGACACAAGTTAGATTGATCCATAAATTAATCACTCACTTGAATCAATAATTTATTGTTGATTCAATCAAAAGATGGTAAGTTTAATTATCGTTGTTGATGTGAGAACTTTTTTATGGATAAtaataggtcaaatgcatctaaaggtcctttaagtttttcgtttttctcaaagtggtcctttaagtttcaaaagtcccaaacaagtcctttaagtttcaaaagtctcaaataagtccttttagtttttgaatcgtttcaaacaagtcattttaaaggatgatggtgatgattcagatgatagcaacaaagagcattatccaccatttgtcatgcctaaaaagatgactaattttaagtggatGTTATGAGTCAGATTTGGtatcaaagatgagttcaaggaagcaattaccaactatgctatctacaataggacttgtttgaaacattcaaaaactaaaaagacttatttgaaatttttgaaacttaaaggaccactttaaaaaaatgaaaaacttaaagactttTAGATGCATTTCACCATAATAatatctttataaactcttattaaGCTTTGAATTATGCCCTCAAGTACCTACCCAACTCATCAAAACTTTTCtccacaaagaaaaaaaatgttatatagaGTTTACtagtcttcattttttttttccacaaagCTCTCGTCAGATCCGATGTCAGGAGATATTTTTTCTAGTAGAAAAGTATCAACTAGCAAAAAATCAACAATGATGAATATTTATAACGTTGGTCCATAAATTGGAAAGTATATTCCCTTGCTACCACAATAAAAGTCTCATCTCTaagtttaaagaagaaaatcaCCAAcctaagaaaaagaaaatgggaTCATCAGAAGCACCCATTCACATCCTCCTTATCTCATATCCAGCACAAGGACACATAAACCCTCTTCTTAGACTAGCAAAGTGTCTTGCTGCAAAGGGTTCTTCAGTCATCTTCATCACTACAGAGAAAGCTGGCAAAGACATGCAAACTGTTAACAACATCACTCACAAATCACTCACTCCAATAGGTGATGGTTCTCTCATTTTCCACTTCTTTGATGATGGTTTAGAAGATGATGATCCCATTAGAGCAAGTCTTGGTGGATACTCAACACAGCTTGAGCTTGTTGGGACAAAGTTTCTTTCTCAAATGATTAAGAATCATAATGAGTCAAACAAACCTATTTCTTGCATCATAAACAATCCTTTTCTTCCATGGGTTTGTGATGTAGCTTCTCAACATGATATTCCTTCTGCTTTGTTATGGATTCAATCCACTGCTGTTTTCACTGCTTACTATAACTATTTTCATAAAACGGTACGTTTCCCTTCGGAAAAAGAACCTTATATTGATGCTCAATTACCTTTCGTAGCTCTTAAACATAACGAAATACCGGATTTTCTACATCCTTTTAGTAAATATTCATTTCTAGGGACACTCATTTTAGAACAGTTTAAGAATTTATCTAAAGTGTTTTGTGTATTGGTGGATAGTTATGATGAACTAGAGCATGATTACATCGACTATATTTCGAAAAAATCAATCCTTACAAGGCCAATCGGTCCATTGTTTAATAATCCAAAGATTAAATGTGCGAGTGATATTCGCGGTGATTttgttaagagtgatgattgtaaTATTATAGAGTGGCTAAACTCAAAGGCAAATGATTCTGttgtttatatttcttttgGTACTATTGTGTACCTTCCACAAGAACAAGTGAATGAAATTGCACATGGGTTATTGGATTCTAATGTTTCATTTTTGTGGGTACTAAAACCACCTTCTAAGGAATCGGGTCGAAAGGAACATGTTCTACCAAATGAGTTCTTAGAGGAAACAAATGAGAGAGGAAAAGTGGTGAATTGGAGTCCACAAGAAGAAGTACTTGCTCATCCTTCAGTAGCATGTTTCATAACACATTGTGGTTGGAATTCGTCGATGGAAGCGCTTAGTTTAGGAGTTCCAATGTTGACATTTCCAGCATGGGGTGATCAAGTCACA
It encodes:
- the LOC11430848 gene encoding putative UDP-glucose glucosyltransferase; protein product: MGSSEAPIHILLISYPAQGHINPLLRLAKCLAAKGSSVIFITTEKAGKDMQTVNNITHKSLTPIGDGSLIFHFFDDGLEDDDPIRASLGGYSTQLELVGTKFLSQMIKNHNESNKPISCIINNPFLPWVCDVASQHDIPSALLWIQSTAVFTAYYNYFHKTVRFPSEKEPYIDAQLPFVALKHNEIPDFLHPFSKYSFLGTLILEQFKNLSKVFCVLVDSYDELEHDYIDYISKKSILTRPIGPLFNNPKIKCASDIRGDFVKSDDCNIIEWLNSKANDSVVYISFGTIVYLPQEQVNEIAHGLLDSNVSFLWVLKPPSKESGRKEHVLPNEFLEETNERGKVVNWSPQEEVLAHPSVACFITHCGWNSSMEALSLGVPMLTFPAWGDQVTNAKFLVDVFGVGIRLGYSHADNKLVTRDEVKKCLLEATIGEKGEELKQNAIKWKKAAEEAVATGGSSDRNLDEFMEDIKNRGTINIHKM